A genomic region of bacterium contains the following coding sequences:
- the plsY gene encoding glycerol-3-phosphate 1-O-acyltransferase PlsY, which translates to MLYRILFIIGAYLTGGIPFGYLAGKILKGIDIREHGSKNVGATNVLRVIGKGPGIAVYLLDAVKGLLPVLLAQTLWPAATPQQQWFHIAAALAASLGHVFTPYLKFKGGKGVATASGAMLGLAPLPLLAALLVFALVFGTTRYVSLGSICASIVFPIGVAVQLILKGEDPFAPMLAVGWFVVLLILVTHKANIVRLMHGKENRISFKKKPTGTENTKL; encoded by the coding sequence ATGTTGTATCGTATACTATTCATCATAGGAGCTTACCTGACCGGAGGCATTCCCTTCGGCTACCTGGCCGGAAAGATCCTCAAGGGAATCGACATCCGGGAACACGGCAGCAAGAACGTGGGGGCCACCAATGTCCTTAGGGTCATTGGCAAAGGCCCGGGGATCGCGGTCTACCTGCTGGATGCCGTAAAGGGCCTGCTGCCGGTCCTGTTGGCCCAAACGCTTTGGCCGGCCGCCACGCCCCAGCAGCAATGGTTTCACATTGCCGCGGCCCTGGCCGCCAGTCTGGGGCATGTTTTCACTCCGTATCTAAAATTCAAGGGCGGCAAGGGCGTGGCCACGGCCTCCGGGGCCATGCTGGGGCTGGCGCCGCTGCCGCTGCTGGCCGCTTTGCTGGTCTTTGCCCTGGTCTTCGGGACCACCCGCTACGTTTCGCTGGGCTCCATCTGCGCCTCGATAGTCTTTCCCATCGGGGTGGCCGTTCAGTTGATACTGAAGGGCGAAGATCCTTTTGCCCCGATGCTGGCGGTGGGCTGGTTCGTGGTGCTGCTGATACTGGTGACCCACAAGGCCAACATCGTGCGGCTGATGCATGGCAAGGAGAATAGGATCTCATTCAAAAAGAAGCCAACGGGAACTGAAAACACTAAACTCTAA